A segment of the Desulfurellaceae bacterium genome:
CGCTGTGTTACCAGCTCCCGGCCCTGCTCAGCCAGGGCGTCACCGTGGTCGTCTCTCCGCTGATCGCGCTGATGAAAGATCAGGTCGATCAGCTCCACGCCCGGGGGATTCTGCATTCCGCGGCCCTGAATTCCAGCCTGTCGCGGGCCGAGAGCGAGCGGCGGCTCCGGCGTCTGGTCGGCCAACAGCTGAAGCTGCTGTATGTGGCACCGGAACGCTTTGGGGTGCCGGGCTTTCTGGAGCTGCTGGGGCGGGTGCAGCTCGGCCTGTTCGTGGTCGATGAGGCTCACTGCGTGAGCCAGTGGGGACATGATTTCCGGCCCGATTATCTCCAGCTGCGCGAGGCCATCCGCGCCCTTGAGCCCCGCGCCGTGCTGGCCCTGACGGCCACCGCAACGCCTGCGGTCCGACGCGAGATCGCCTTTCAACTCGGCCTGGCCGACCCCTTCCTGCTGGTCAACTCCTTTGACCGGCCGAACCTGTTTTTTGGCGTCGTGCCGTGCGTCACCAAGGCCAAGCCCGAAGCCCTGGTCAGTCTGCTGCGGGGGATCGCCGGTAGCTGTATTGTGTATGTCTCGCGCCAGCGGGACGCCGAAAGCCTGGCTGCAAGCCTTAACGAGCAGCGGATCGCTGCTGTGCCCTACCACGCCGGTCTGGAGCCGTCCGTGCGCCGCAGCAACCAGCAGGCCTTTATTGACGGCACGACGCGGGTCATCGTGGCCACCGTCGCCTTTGGCATGGGCATCGACAAACCCGATGTCCGGGCGGTAATCCACTACCAGCATCCCGGCTCGCTGGAGTCCTACTATCAGGAGGCGGGCCGGGCCGGCCGGGATGACCAGCCGGCCCAGTGTATCGTCCTGTACGACAAGCGCGACAGTGGCTTGCAGCGATTTTTCATCGCCCAGCGTTATCCCAACCTGGGCGAGGTGCGCGGTATTTATCGTTTGCTCAAAGACGGGCTTGAGCCGCGCGACATTCCTCAGCGCGTGTCCGGGCTGAGCGAGGAAAAGGTCAATGTCGCCCTGAGCCTGCTCCAGGATCAGCGCTACATCGAATGGACGGGTGCCGGTGTCCGTGTCCTCAGCCAAACGAGCGCGCAAGCTCTGCGGCTCGATTTTTCTTTTGTTGAGCAACGCCAACGGGCCGATTACCGGCGTCTGGGCGAGCTGCTCGATTATCTGACGACCGAGGGCTGCCGTCGCAGCGTCATTCTGCGTTACTTTGGGGAAAAGGTGGCGGTCGGCCATAGCTGTGGGAACTGCGATACGTGCCACGCCGCCCGGTCCGAGACGGGTGCTACGGCAGTGCAGCCGCCTGTCCTGGCGGCGCTCGACGGCCGCCCGACCATTCTGGCTGCGGTGGCCGAGCTGCAGAAACGCGGCTTGGGCCGGTCCGGTCTGGCCCAGGTCTTGGCCGGCAGCAAGTCCCGACGCATGCGCCAACTCCAACTTGATACGTCGCCCCACTACGGCGCCTTGGCCCGCTTCACCCAGGATCAGATCATTGAGCAGATCGACGACTGCATCCAGGCTGGGACGCTACGTCTGATCCCGGGTCAGTACCCGCGCGTTGTCCTGCCCCCGCCCCAAAAGACCGCTTCGAGCCCGCCCGCCGAGCCCGCTCCACAACCGCCCTCCGAGCCAACCCCTGAGCCTTCCCCGGCTCCGTTTGGCGGCCTGCCGGCCGAGGTGTGCCGGGCGGTGCTTAGCGTCGTCCAGACCCAGGACGGCCAGCTGTCGCGCTCCGGCGTGGCCCATTTTCTGCGCGGCACGACAGACCTGGGCACGCGGCCGGCGGCCGAACACGCCTCCTTGCCGGGCTATCGCGCTTTGGCCCAGCACTCTCACCAAGAGCTGCTGGCTGCGGTCGACGTGCTGGTCGAGCAGAAACTGTTGGTGATCGAAGCGTCCGAATATCTGTATGTGTGGCTGACCCAGCGGGGAGCGGCTGCCCTCGGCACGCTCAAGACACCGGACGCGCCGCCAGGCCGGTCGGCGGACGAGCGGCGCGGAAAGCGCTGAGGGAAAACCCCTCTGGCTCTGCGTTCAGCTTCGCGCGTCCACCAGAGCCGCGTCCTCGAAATCCACCAGACCCAGCCGTCCGCCATAGGCAGACGGATGATACGAGCGGTAGCCCAAGAGGTGCTGGGCCTGTTCGGGTAGCTGGCGGGCGACTTCCAGGGGGACGGCCAGGGCGTGGTGTTCCTCGGGGCGCAGCCAGCCCAGCACGAAGCTGATGTGCATCCCGCGCCGCCACGTATCCGGTGTCCGGTTTGCTCCAGCCGCGTGAATAACTTTCCCCGTATAGAGCAGGGCCGAACCGGCCGGCATGACGGCTTGGGTCACTTCTTCGGGCTGCGCTTCGCGCTGCGGGTCTGGCCAACGGTGGCTGCCCGGAACGACAAGCGTGGCGCCGTTTTCTTCGGTGAAGTCGTTCAACGCGAATATGGAGCTGACCGTGAGTTCCGGGCCGGGCCAGGGGAAGTGGGGCCAGTTGCCTTCGTCGCGGTGCAGCATCTGGGCCGGTTCTCCACCACCGATGATCATGGTTTGAGAGGTGTTCAGCCAGTACGAACCACAGTTGGCTAACAGATAATGATCCGCAAACGCTTTGAGCACGGGGTGGAGAAGCACCTCGATAAACGCTGGTGATTTTGCGGCCAGACCACAAAATCGGATCGTTTTCTGGCCATGAAAGACCTGCCACAGCTTGCTGTCGCTGCGACTGCCGGGCGGGTGGGTTTTGATATAGCCGTCGAGTTCGGCGTTGAGTCGCTCCAGCAGGTCGGGCTCAAGCAGGTTTTTCACAATCACCCCACCGTCCCGCTCAATCACGGACAGGTAGGCTTGCCGGTCGGCGTCAGGTCCCAGGGTCGTCAGTGTGGCTTTGCTCATGGGCACTCCTTCGCGATTGTTACTCCCCTCTCTCAATCTGCATAGCGCTCTTCAGCGGTTCTTGCCAGCAGCCGTCTTATTTCCTGTTTATTTTCTGACTCTGGCGACTGTGCCTCCGTTGGCCCGCAGGAGCGCCTGGGTCGAGACCCGGACCAGGGCGGTTTGTGACCCGCCGCCGGTATACACCTCAACGGCCTGCATGACCCGGGGATCAACAAGAAAGGTCGCGGCAAACCCGAACGACGGTGTCCCGCCACACGGATAGCCGGTTGTGGCCAGCATTTCATCCGGCGTCATGGTTCTCACCCGGTCTGTCTGGAGTGCCTTGGCAACCCGCGAGGTGCTGGCGCGGTCTTCGCCCTTGACGATGGCGACAATCACCTGGCCGTGGGTGTCCGTCATGCAGATATTCTTGACGAGATTTTCCGGTTCTGTGCCAACTGCTGCCGCGGCTTCGGCCACCGAATGACAAGACTGATCGAAGAAGAGCTGTTCCGCCTCAATGTTGTTGGCCGCAATAAACTGCCTGAGCTTGTGTCCGTAGGCGTCCATGGTTGTCTGTGATACCACTTTTTTTGCCGCTGCCCCATCCCGTCCGCGAGCGCCACCAAACCAGCGCTCAGCAAGGACGGAACTGAGTTGCGCTCCGGGTGGATAGGATATAGTCATCAGCAGTCTTCGGCAAAGGTGAGCCATGATGCCCCTTCGATGAGGAAGATATCATGGTTCACCTTCAGGGTCTTACAATCCGCGGGAGTAGACATGGGCACGCTTATCAGCTTGGAGGAAGCGGTCGGCATACGCCGACAGGCCAAACGCGCCGGTCGGTCGGTCGTGTTCACCAACGGCTGCTTTGACCTGCTGCACCGTGGGCACGTCGAATATCTCGAACAGGCAAAAACCTACGGACAGCTGCTCGTGGTCGGCCTCAACAGCGACCGCTCGGTCCGCGCCCTGAAAGGGCCCGGCCGGCCGGTCTCAAATGAGGCGGACCGGGCCGTAGTGCTGTCGGCCCTGGCCTGTGTTGACCAGGTGCTGATCTTTGATGAGCCGACCCCAGCCCGGGTCATCGAGCGGCTGGTGCCAGACGTGCTGGCCAAGGGCGGAGACTGGCCGGTGGAGCAGATCGTGGGTCGCGAGGTGGTCGAAGCTGCGGGCGGACGGGTGGTGTCCATCACCAGCAGCGTACCCGAGTATTCGTCAACCCGCCTGATGGAACACGCGCGGACCGTCCCGACCGCCGAAGCCCGGGGGCCGGCCGAGCAGTCGGCGGACATCAGGCTGGTGGTCGAGCGTCTGCGAGAGAGCGCGCTGACCAAACACGCGCTCGCCCAAACCCTGGCTGCCGACATTGCTGCGGCGGCCCAGAGCGTGGTAGACGCCCTGCGGCGCGGCAACAAAATCCTGCTGTGCGGCAATGGCGGCAGCGCGGCCGACGCCCAGCATATCGCGGCCGAGCTGGTGGGGCGGTTTGAGGTCGAGCGGGAGGGCCTGCCGGCCATTGCGCTGACCACCGACTCCTCGGCTCTGACCTCTATCGCCAACGACTGTGGCTTCGCCATGCTGTTCGCTCGCCAGGTCGCGGCCCTGGCCACGGCCGGCGATGTCCTGCTGGCGATCAGCACCAGCGGCAACTCCGCCAATGTCGTGCGCGCGGTCGAGGTGGCCAAATCCCGCGGTCTGACGACAATCGGGCTGTTGGGCAAGGGCGGCGGCCGACTGGCCGAGCTGGTCGATCAGGCTCTGATCGTGCCGGCGTCCAACACCGCTCGTATCCAGGAGGCGCATATCACCATCGGTCATATCGTGTGTGAGTGGGTGGATCGCGCCTATGCTGCGGAACCTGTCTGAAACGCGAACGCGGATCTCTGCTTGCTGAGGCGGTCATCCTCGTTTACTTTTTCTCTATGTACAAGTCTGTCGAGCCGATCGATTTACGCCGGGTGACGACCTATCCGCTGGCCGAGCGTCGGAACAAGGTCAGAGTGCAGGACTTTGCCACGGTGTACGAGCCGCAGGGCGGGCTGCGCGCCTTTCTCGACAGTCTGCCCAATATTCTGATCGGCAACGATTTCCGGGCAGTCGTGGCGGCTGTCCTGGCCGCCCACCGGGCCGCTAAGCCTGTCATCTGGGGCATGGGCGCGCACCTGATCAAGTGCGGCTTGAGTCCGTGGATTATCGAGCTCATGCGCCGGGGCGTTATCAGCGTCCTGGCCATGAACGGAGCTGGCCCGATCCACGATTTCGAGATCGCCCTGATCGGCGAAACCTCGGAAGATGTGGCCTCGGGTCTGGGCGACGGCAGCTTCGGCATGGTGACCGAAACCGGGCAGCTGATGAACGAGGCGCTCGACCGTGACGAGGTGCGCGCCGGCCGGATGGGGCTGGGCGAAGCCCTGGGCCACAAGCTGGTCGCCCTGAGCCCGCCCTACGCGGCTCACAGCCTGCTGGCGGCCGCCTTGCAACTCGAGGTGCCGCTGACGGTCCACGTTGCGCTGGGGACCGATATCATTCACATGCGGGACAACGCCGCCGGCTCGCTGCTGGGCCAGGCCAGCTTCACCGATTTTCGGCTGCTGAGTAGCCTGGTGGCCGGGCTGTCGGGCGGGGGGGTGTATCTGAACGTCGGCTCGGCGGTGATTCTGCCCGAGGTGTTCCTGAAAGCCTTTACCATCGCCCAGAACCTGGGAAGCAATCTCAAACAGTTTGTCACGGTCAATCTTGACATGCAGCAGCACTACCGTCCGCTGCACAACGTGGTCGGCCGGCCGGCCGGGGTGGGCGGCCGGGGCTACGCCATCACCGGCCACCACGAGCTGATGGTGCCGCTGCTAGCCGCAGCGGTGCTGGAGGCGCTGGCCGAGGAGGAAGGCTGAGGACGACGAAAATCCCCCCAGCTCCCCTTTGGGAACGGGCGGAGGGTAGGCTTCACATGAGGAGGAGAATATGGACGTTGAAAAGAGACTGGCCGAGCTGGGCCTGGAGCTGCCCCCCATTCCCACGCCGGTGGCCAACTATGTACCGGTCGTGCGGGCCGGCTCCCTGCTGTTCCTGTCCGGGCACGGTCCGGGTTTGCTCAAGGACGGACAGGTACAGTTTATCCAGGGCAAGGTCGGCGGAGAGCTGACGGTCGAGCAGGGTTACGAGGCGGCCAGGCAGGTCATGCTCAACCTGTTGCAGACGCTCAAGCAGGAACTCGGCGACCTCGATAAGGTCAAGCGGGTGGTCAAGCTGCTCGGTTTTGTGAACTGTGCGGAAGATTTCCAGCAGCAGCCCCAGGTCATCAACGGGGCCTCCGACCTGCTCGTCGAGCTGTACGCCGAGCGCGGTCGCCACGCCCGCTCGGCGGTCGGCATGTATCAGCTGCCGTTCAATATCGCGGTCGAGATCGAGATGATCGTCGAGGTGTAGGGGCGGACATGCAGGCTGAAACGTATCGGCTGGGGATAGATATTGGCGGGACGTTTACCGACCTCGTCCTGCTGTCTGACGACGGCATGGCCATCGGCAAGGTGCTGACGACGCCGCATGACCCGGCTGCGGCCGTGCTCGACGGGGTGCGCGAGCTGCTCGGACAGGCGGATATCAGCCCCCGACACGTCTCGCAGCTGGTCCACGGCACAACGCTGATCACCAACGCGATTATTGAGCGCAAGGGGGCCAAGACGGGTCTGATCACGACCAGGGGTTTTCGGGACGCGCTCGAAATCGGCCGTGAACGCCGCTACGACATCTACGATATCTCGCTGGAAAATCCCCAGCCGCTTGTTCCCCGCTTTCTGCGCCGTGAGGTCAGCGAGCGCCTCGACCACCGCGGCGCGGTGCTGATACCGCTCGATCCGGTCGAAGTCCGGGCGGTGATACACGAGTTGGTCGAGGCCGGCGTCGAAGCCCTGGCCGTCTGCCTGCTCCACTCGTTCCGCAATCCGGCTCATGAGCGGCTGGTGAAGCAGGTTGCGGCCGAGCATTTTCCGCACCTGAGCTGCTCGCTGTCGTGCGAGGTCATGCCCGAAATCCGGGAGTATGAGCGGACCTCGACGACGGTCGCCAACGTGTATGTGAAGCCGCTGGCCCGCCAGTACCTGGACAAGCTGAACACCGAGCTGCGGGCCCTGGGCGTGCCGCGTGACATGTTTGTCATGCTGTCGAATGGAGGGATAACGAGCTGTGACGTGGCCGGCGAGTATCCGATCCGGCTGATCGAATCCGGCCCGGCCGCAGGCGCGCTGGCGGCCAGTTTCTACAGCGCCCGCCAAGAACTCGACCGGGTGATTTCGTTCGACATGGGCGGCACGACGGCCAAGATCTGCCTGATTGATGGGGGCCAACCCATGCTGACGACGGATTTTGAGGCGGCCCGGGTGTACCGCTTCAAAAAGGGCAGCGGCCTACCGCTCAAGGTGCCGGTGATCGAGATGATCGAAATCGGCGCCGGTGGGGGCAGCATCGCCCGGGTCGATAGTCTCGGGTTGCTCAAGGTCGGCCCCGACAGTGCCGGCTCGCAGCCCGGACCGGTGTGTTACGGCCAGGGCGGAACCGAACCGACCGTGACCGACGCCGACCTGGTGCTGGGCTATCTGAGCCCCGACTATTTTCTGGGTGGCAAGATGCGGCTTGACCGAGCCGCGGCCGAGCGGGCGATTGCCGACCGGATCGCCCGGCCGCTCAAGCTCGACGTGCTGCGCGCGGCCTGGGGGATTCACCAGGTGGTGAACGAGAATATGGCCAATGCGGCCCACATGCACCTGGTCGAAAAGGGTCGCGACCCGCGCGGCGCGCATCTGATCGCGTTTGGCGGGGCGGGCCCGGTCCACGCCTACCGGGTGGCCGAGCGGCTGAAACTCAAAACCGTGGTGTGTCCGCTGGCGGCCGGCGTGACCTCGGCCTTTGGCATGCTGACCGCCCCGCTGGCCTTCGATTTTGTGCAGAGCTATGTGACGACCCTGTCCGAGCTGGATTTTGCCAGCCTGGAGCGCCTGTACGCAGACCTGGAGGAACGCGGTCGGGCGGTGCTGACCGCAGCCGGGGTGGAGGGCGACATCACGCTCAGCCGCTCGGCCGATATGCGCTATGTCCAGCAGGGCTTCGAGATCAGCGTACCGCTGCCGCCCGTCCTGGGCGCCCAGCATTTGCCGGCCCTGCGCCAGGCCTTTGCCGAGGAGTATGAGCGGCTGTACAAACGGCTCAATCCGGGCGTCGAGATTGAGGTGGTGAACTGGCGTTTGCTGGCCTCGGGGCCGCGCCCCCAGGTGAGCCTGCCGTCACAGGCCGGGTCGAGCCATACGCTCGAAGCCGCCCGCAAGGGT
Coding sequences within it:
- a CDS encoding hydantoinase/oxoprolinase family protein, yielding MQAETYRLGIDIGGTFTDLVLLSDDGMAIGKVLTTPHDPAAAVLDGVRELLGQADISPRHVSQLVHGTTLITNAIIERKGAKTGLITTRGFRDALEIGRERRYDIYDISLENPQPLVPRFLRREVSERLDHRGAVLIPLDPVEVRAVIHELVEAGVEALAVCLLHSFRNPAHERLVKQVAAEHFPHLSCSLSCEVMPEIREYERTSTTVANVYVKPLARQYLDKLNTELRALGVPRDMFVMLSNGGITSCDVAGEYPIRLIESGPAAGALAASFYSARQELDRVISFDMGGTTAKICLIDGGQPMLTTDFEAARVYRFKKGSGLPLKVPVIEMIEIGAGGGSIARVDSLGLLKVGPDSAGSQPGPVCYGQGGTEPTVTDADLVLGYLSPDYFLGGKMRLDRAAAERAIADRIARPLKLDVLRAAWGIHQVVNENMANAAHMHLVEKGRDPRGAHLIAFGGAGPVHAYRVAERLKLKTVVCPLAAGVTSAFGMLTAPLAFDFVQSYVTTLSELDFASLERLYADLEERGRAVLTAAGVEGDITLSRSADMRYVQQGFEISVPLPPVLGAQHLPALRQAFAEEYERLYKRLNPGVEIEVVNWRLLASGPRPQVSLPSQAGSSHTLEAARKGERQVYFPEHEGYASCPVYDRYLLPVGTPFSGPAIIEERECTVVVGPGAGGQVDAEQNLVITLAG
- a CDS encoding SIS domain-containing protein, with the translated sequence MGTLISLEEAVGIRRQAKRAGRSVVFTNGCFDLLHRGHVEYLEQAKTYGQLLVVGLNSDRSVRALKGPGRPVSNEADRAVVLSALACVDQVLIFDEPTPARVIERLVPDVLAKGGDWPVEQIVGREVVEAAGGRVVSITSSVPEYSSTRLMEHARTVPTAEARGPAEQSADIRLVVERLRESALTKHALAQTLAADIAAAAQSVVDALRRGNKILLCGNGGSAADAQHIAAELVGRFEVEREGLPAIALTTDSSALTSIANDCGFAMLFARQVAALATAGDVLLAISTSGNSANVVRAVEVAKSRGLTTIGLLGKGGGRLAELVDQALIVPASNTARIQEAHITIGHIVCEWVDRAYAAEPV
- a CDS encoding phytanoyl-CoA dioxygenase family protein encodes the protein MSKATLTTLGPDADRQAYLSVIERDGGVIVKNLLEPDLLERLNAELDGYIKTHPPGSRSDSKLWQVFHGQKTIRFCGLAAKSPAFIEVLLHPVLKAFADHYLLANCGSYWLNTSQTMIIGGGEPAQMLHRDEGNWPHFPWPGPELTVSSIFALNDFTEENGATLVVPGSHRWPDPQREAQPEEVTQAVMPAGSALLYTGKVIHAAGANRTPDTWRRGMHISFVLGWLRPEEHHALAVPLEVARQLPEQAQHLLGYRSYHPSAYGGRLGLVDFEDAALVDARS
- a CDS encoding RidA family protein, which translates into the protein MDVEKRLAELGLELPPIPTPVANYVPVVRAGSLLFLSGHGPGLLKDGQVQFIQGKVGGELTVEQGYEAARQVMLNLLQTLKQELGDLDKVKRVVKLLGFVNCAEDFQQQPQVINGASDLLVELYAERGRHARSAVGMYQLPFNIAVEIEMIVEV
- a CDS encoding YbaK/EbsC family protein — its product is MDAYGHKLRQFIAANNIEAEQLFFDQSCHSVAEAAAAVGTEPENLVKNICMTDTHGQVIVAIVKGEDRASTSRVAKALQTDRVRTMTPDEMLATTGYPCGGTPSFGFAATFLVDPRVMQAVEVYTGGGSQTALVRVSTQALLRANGGTVARVRK
- a CDS encoding RecQ family ATP-dependent DNA helicase, translated to MTAQDSPSAEPQDLDAALHRYFGFDAFRPGQREVIEAVLAGRSSVAIMPTGGGKSLCYQLPALLSQGVTVVVSPLIALMKDQVDQLHARGILHSAALNSSLSRAESERRLRRLVGQQLKLLYVAPERFGVPGFLELLGRVQLGLFVVDEAHCVSQWGHDFRPDYLQLREAIRALEPRAVLALTATATPAVRREIAFQLGLADPFLLVNSFDRPNLFFGVVPCVTKAKPEALVSLLRGIAGSCIVYVSRQRDAESLAASLNEQRIAAVPYHAGLEPSVRRSNQQAFIDGTTRVIVATVAFGMGIDKPDVRAVIHYQHPGSLESYYQEAGRAGRDDQPAQCIVLYDKRDSGLQRFFIAQRYPNLGEVRGIYRLLKDGLEPRDIPQRVSGLSEEKVNVALSLLQDQRYIEWTGAGVRVLSQTSAQALRLDFSFVEQRQRADYRRLGELLDYLTTEGCRRSVILRYFGEKVAVGHSCGNCDTCHAARSETGATAVQPPVLAALDGRPTILAAVAELQKRGLGRSGLAQVLAGSKSRRMRQLQLDTSPHYGALARFTQDQIIEQIDDCIQAGTLRLIPGQYPRVVLPPPQKTASSPPAEPAPQPPSEPTPEPSPAPFGGLPAEVCRAVLSVVQTQDGQLSRSGVAHFLRGTTDLGTRPAAEHASLPGYRALAQHSHQELLAAVDVLVEQKLLVIEASEYLYVWLTQRGAAALGTLKTPDAPPGRSADERRGKR